CATCTGCACGTGCTCCCCGGGCTATTACGGCAACAACTGCCAGTACGGTGAGCGGCAGCGCGTGGCGCGTCGCGGCGACGCCGGGCTGTGCGGAAAGGCCACCGGCCGTGTCCCCTCCGGGGAGGTCTCCGGTCAGCGTCCTTCTCCCCGCAGGTGGCCCCCGGGTACCCGGCGCCTgcctctccagcccctgccagaaCGGGGGCAGTtgcctggagctggagcagggctaTGCCTGCGACTGCCAGGAGGGCTACGGCGGGCAGGACTGCCGTGACAGTGAGTACCTGGGGTCTCTCCGGCAGGATGCTGACCCTCTGGGGAAGCCCTACAGGAGCAATTGCCCATTCCCAGGGGGAAGCAGCCCTGGCAGAGCCCGTTCAGGGCTCTCGGACTGAGCTGTGGTCCTGATCTCTGAGGGGGAGCCATGCCTGGGGGCTTGCAGCTGTGGGTCCTGAGCTCCCCCAGCTGGCTCCAGCACGGCCACTTGGCTGCCCTGGCCCCACAATACAAGGGAAGCTCCCTCTCCATCTCTTACAGAGCTCTCTGAGGGCTGCGAGTGTCGTAACGGAGGCAGCTGCCTGGAGGGGAACGTCACCATCTGCCAGTGCCTGCCGGGGTATTTCGGTCTCCTCTGTGAATTCGGTAGGTGAAGGCTTCACGCGTGCTGTTGGAGCTTGCTGTGTTTGCTCCCTCTCCTGGACACTTAACGCCAGTTAAGTGCCGATGAAGGGCCTAGCCTGTGCCTAGGCCTAGTGCAGAACCCTAGCGCCACGGGGACACGCTTAATCCGAGCCACCTACACAAGCCAGGGCCTGGGGTTAGGCTCCTCGTGGTGAGGAGATGCTCTCTTCATCTCTTGCTCTGCCTTGAGTCCTGCCTTTCCCGAGCCCTGGCCTGTAGAAGGAAGCCCTAGCTCTGCACGCTGGAGCTCCAAAGCTCACTCTGCAGGCAGAATGACCCTTGCCATGGGGCACGGGTGGCCGCAGTCCCTCCCTTCTCACCACGCTCCATAAAGCCATGGGACCCGTTCTTggctgggaggtgctggccGCTGGCTGGCCGTCCTGCTGCAGTGCATCTGATGGAGGTTGTCTTGCTGTGCGTTGGCAGAGGTGACCGCCACGCCGTGCAACGTGAACACGCAGTGCCCAGACGGCGGCTACTGCATGGAGTATGGTGGGAGCTACCTGTGCGTGTGCCACACCGACTACGGCACCAACCACAGTGAGTGTCTGCAGTCGGGGCACGGGCTTGGCGCTGGGAGGGAGGCGAGACGGGTGAGCACGGGGCCTGCCCCGAAGGCGAGGcaagtggggaggggggcagagcTGAGGTCTTTGTTTGGCCTTGCAGCGGTACCTTCCCCCTGCGACTCCGAGCCCTGCCTGAACGGGGGGTCCTGCGAGGCTCAGGACGACTCCTACACCTGCGAGTGTCCCCCGGGCTTCCTGGGGAAGCACTGCGAGAGAGGTACGTGCTGTGAGGGGAGGAGAGCGCAGCCTCTGGGGTGTGGGCCTCGCTCGAGAGCCGCTAGGcatctcctgctcctctcccgcagcccggccgcggCTCTGCAGCACGGCGCCGTGCCGCAACGGGGGCACCTGCAAGGAGTCCGATGGCGAGTACCACTGCACCTGCCCCTACCGCTTCACCGGCCGGCACTGTGAGATAGGTACGGCTCCGACACCAGGGAGGGAGGCGGGTGGTGTGTGTCCTGCTCCCCGCTCAGCTCCTGCTTGCCCCCAGGTAAGCCAGACCCCTGCGCCTCGGGGCCCTGCCAGAACGGGGGCACCTGCTTCCACTACATCGGCAAGTACAAGTGTGACTGCGCCCCGGGCTACGCCGGACGGCACTGCGAGATCGGTACGTGTGGGTGCTGCAAGGTCAGGGGGGACAGAGTTGCAGCTTTGGTAGCAAGCGTGCTGCGCTGCTGGATGTCACCCCCAAACCACTGTGGGGACATGCTGAGGGGAAGAGGCAGTAGCTTTGGGCCCTGCCAGCTCCATACCGGTGCCCTCTGCTCTTTCCAGTGCCGTCTCCCTGCTTTCTGAGCCCATGTGAGAACGGTGCGACCTGCGAGGACCTCGGCGGGGACTTTGTGTGCACGTGCCCCGTGGGCTACACCGGGAAGCACTGCCGGACGGGTGAGGGCCCCGTGCCGCCGCCACCGAGCCCCAGGCGCCACGCTGCCCTTGCTCATGCCCCATCTCTCCGCAGAGATCGACTGCGGTGTGCCCAGCGCGGTGAAGCACGCCCAGGCCTCCTTCAACTCCACCACGGTGGGCTCGCTGGCTGAATACCGCTGCGAGCTGGGCTATGCCCTCAGCCAGCACAACAGCCCCCGTGTCTGCCACTCGCAGGGCGTCTGGAGTGACCCCCCCGAATGCGACGGTAGGCAACGGGAAGAAGCTGAGCCGTGGTTATGGCTGTGGGACCCCAGCAACCTCTTATTCCCCCGAGCACGCTGCTGTGGGACCCCAGTGCTCATCGCCCTCGCCTTCTCTCCCCCCTGCCCAAATGCTTGCAGAGATCGACGAGTGCCGGTCCCAGCCTTGCCTGAATGGCGGTCAGTGCAAGGACCGCATCGCTGAGTTCCTGTGCGTGTGTGAGCCGGGATACGTGGGCCACCACTGTGAGTTGGGTAAGAAAACGCGCAGAGTTCGCGCAGGGATGAGGGGAGAGAGTCTGTGGCCCACCAGCCAGAGCAGGGCGTGAATGGTGCGGttgggagcggggctgcccgcACTTACGCACACCAGCTTCCATCTCCTGCCTGCATGTGGCTCAGGGGAGCCCCCAGCTCACCTGGGAAGGGCGCGTGTGCTGCGTGCCCACCCGTGCAGACAGGTGCTGCGTGGGTGTCTCTGTCACTGGTGGGGCTGTGATTCCCAGGAGGCTGGGTCTGGATCCCCTAACAGCTACCATGCGCCTCCATGTCCCCCTGCTCATCGCAGCAGTTTGTTGGAGAACATTCCTGATGTGATGCTCTTCTTCACACAGTCTGAACGTGTGTAATGAAGCCCCGGATCTCAAGATCTGGGTGAGAAGTGTCCCACACAGCTCCAAAGTTACTGGCCAAGAGGGGATATGACATAAAAGCAGCTTGAGATTTAACGCTTGCGCAGGGCCGTACCCCACAGCAGTTCCTTGTGCTCGCTCTCCTGTGCGCACGCCTTCGTGGTGGCACGCGGGCTCCGCTTGGTGCTCTCGGCGGGTGCTGGAGGAAGGGGGGGCAGGCAGCTGACGGGGATGGTGGGGTTCGCTGGGTCAGACGCCGTGGCTGCAGGGGGGATTAAAGGAGGGGACATGCCACGCACACCCTACAGGACATCTCAGCACAGCCCCGTGCCGCCAGCCATCTGCACTcccccctctgccctgctctccagCCCCGCGTGGGGCTGTTTCTGGCtggggggctcagggcagcGAGTGACGTGGGGACGAGAAGCGCTGTCTTTCCAAActtcctctcctgcctccagccccggcTCTGCTCTGAGCCGGTCTCTCCTCTCTGCAGAAGTTGACGAATGCCAGTCAGAGCCCTGCAAGAACGGCGGGACCTGCCGGGACCTCCCAGgctcttttgtttgcttctgtcCCGAGGGCTTCGTGGGGATCCAGTGTGAGGAAGGTAGGGAGTCTGCCGAGCAGGGCCCTGCCGGGCACCGCTGTCGCTTGGGCTCGGGGATGTGGCCGGGACCTGCACCAAAGCAAACGGCTGGGAGCTGCCACGGGGCTGGCACTTGGTCTCAGCCACCGTCGAGGGTGCGCGCTTGGGCTCCTTGCCCTGCAGAGGACGCTGCCAGCCCTGGTGCTTGCTGTGGTTTGTgtgccccagcagcagagccGAAACTTGTCTGGTGGGGAGGTAGTGGCCCCGGTGCACAGCTCGGGCAGAACAAGGTGTCCCTCAGCTATGGATCTGCTCTGCAGGGTGCCTGGGCTGCCGTGGCATTCAACAGGCAGTCCTGGCTTCTGTGGCCGTTCACGTGGGCTTTTCCTGGGGCCGTGGGTGTCTCTGCTGGCCCTGGGCATGTTGGGGTCCTGGTGTGCTGCCCGCGGCGTGTGCTTCACTGCCTGCGTGCTCTCGCCTCCAGAAGTGGACGCCTGCGAGTCTGGCCCGTGCCAAAACGGAGGGGAGTGCGAAGGCTACCGAGGCTCCTACCTGTGTGTGTGCCCGGAGGGTTTCTTCGGTTACCATTGCGAGACAGGTGAGGGGGGCAGGAGGAcgcagctgcagccctgtgtgGCCGCTGACGCTGGGGTGTCCGACGCCGTTATCGCCACTGGTTCTTGCTCCCACCCTGCAGCCAGCGACCCGTGCTTCTCCAGCCCGTGTGGGAGCCGAGGCTACTGCCTGCCCAGCAACGGCACCCACAGCTGCACCTGCAAAGTGAGCTACACAGGCAAGAGCTGCGAAAAAGGTAAAGGCCCTGAGCAGCGGCGCCAGGATGTGGCGAGGGGCTCGACGGCAGCGTGCCCGCCCTGCCCGGTGGCGGCCGTGTCACCCGCCACCGAGGGGCTCCGCCATCAGGGACCGGCAGCTCTCCTCGCCCTGGCGGGGCTCGGATCTCGCCTCCGCTgggggagccccggccccgTGGATGCTGGGGGCAGATGCCAGCAGGGCTCAATCGTGCCAGGTGCCGGGTGGCTGCTGGAGGTGACGGCGTTGGCACACGGGCGAGGCACGCGGGGACGCTGGGGACAAGTTCCTCTGGGCTCCAGTGGTGCAGGTGCAGCAGGGGTCGCATCCGCCTTGGATGCCCTTGGGAGGGGAGGCAAAGAAATCTGATTAAAGCCTCCAGCCCTGAATAAAAGCATCCCCGAGGCCCCTAATCTGGTCTAAGCGATCTCTGCGGGGCTCTAAGCTGGAGGAAGGTTGTTCACTGCGTCCCCGCGTGGTCCAGGATATGGCAGCAAAtgctctgcccccagctctgccgCACCAACTGCCTGCTTGCCCTGGCTCTGCCTGAGCCCATCGGGGTGGCCgagcagccccggctcctccGGCGCACGCACGGTGCCTAGCACGacgggccagcagcagctgtaggGTTTCTGTGAGCTGCAAcgagagagagaagagagagagagagagagagaggggaccCTGTCCTCCATCAGTGCCGCTCTGCATTTCGTTGCTGGGGTCTGTTCTCTAAAGATTCATGGCATTACCTCTCCCCTTTGCTTTTGCCCACACCCTGAAGAATTGCTGCCACCAACCTCATTAAAGGTGGAAAGGGTGGAGGACACTGGTGTGTTGATTTCTTGGCACCCGCCTGAGGACGCAGCCGCCAGGCAACTCATTGACGGCTACGCCGTGACGTACGTATCCTTCGACGGCTCTTACCGCAGGACAGATTTTGTGGACCGAAGTCGTTCTGCCCACCAATTGCGGGCACTAGCCTCCGGCAGAGCCTAcaatatttctgtcttttcagtcAAACGCAACGTGAACAACAAGAATGATATCAGCAGGCCTGTCATGCTCACCACGCGCACTAGTGAGTAGTGTCCTCAGGGGAATTCGGTTGTGAGTATGGGCCCCCCTGACGCCCAGGGCGGCGTTTCCAGCCTGCGGGGCCTCTCCTCGCCGGCGCTCTGCCCGCAGCCACGTGCCTTCCCCACGGAGCTGGCGGAGCACCTGGAGGTTTCCTGGCTCCTCCAGCTTCCCGTGCCCCGGAGGTCTGCTCCGGTCCGATCCCAGCCTCCACCACCCGTGGTGTGGCTGAAAAAGGCAGTGCGGACCCTGAAGTCTGGGTTCAGAGGCACTCAGCACGGAGAATGGCTTTTCTCTGCGCTGCGGCCACTGAGAGCAGGGTCTGAAGGAGCGATCGAACGCCCCGGGGCTGGTAGGGAAGCAGCCAGCGACAGCGGGGATGGCCCCTGGGTCCTGCTCAGCAGGCTGCTCCACGGGCTCACTGCTGGGGTCTGGGTTCGGCCGCTCTGCAGGTGGGCAGATGGCCACCAGGTTGTCCCCTGGGGCCCAGCTTGCCCCCAGGGGCGCAGGGCAGCGTGCTGGGCATGGTGACAGCTCCATCGGGTACGGACAGCAGTCGCGCCGTGTCCTGTCCAGCCCACTTTCTGGAACGGGCAGGTAATGCCGTGTCCCCTGTGACATGCGTAATCCCTGGCCCGCGGATGGTTGGAGTAGGAATTGGGGGAAACCAAAGATGGAAGAGATCGGACTTGGAAAAGCTGCTCTCTAGTGAGAAGGGACACCCGGGGGCCGGGGTCCTCCCGTGCCAGCTGGGCTGAGCCGTGCGGGTGCTTCCCCGCAGCACCGGGCCTTGGGCAGCCTGGAGGTGGGAGCAGGCACCGAGGGCAGTCGGGCAGCTCCGGCAGCCTCTGCGAGAGTTTGGGGTGTGCCGGGGCACGCAGCCCTGTCCTGGGGTCTTGTCCGCGCCGGTGCGCGCGTGGCTGGGGCAGCGGCTGGGCAGGTGGCGCCAGGCTCGGGGGGCTCTGTGCTTGCCGGGGATGCGGGCTCAGTGAGGAGCGGCTGATGCGAGGTTGAGGCCAGGGTGCTCCTGGCTGCCCGGTGCTGAGACAAGGAGCGTGGCAGGGGAAGTGGCGCCGAGCTGCTTGGGCTGTCACGGTGCTGGCGCCAAGCCCGTGGTGGCGCCAGGAAGGCCGACGTGGATGGGCAGCACGGGGCACGGGAGTCAGGGGGTGCAGGAAGGGACGGAGCCGCTGCCACGGCCAGCTGCTGACTGTGGCCCTCCCCGCTTCTCTGCTCGCTCCGGCCAGGACCGCGTCCGGTGGAAGGCTTTGAGATCACGAACGTGACGGCCAGCACCATCACGGTGCAATGGGCTCTCCACCGGCTCAAGCACTCCACTGTCAGTAGGGTGCGTGTCTCCATCCGCCAGCCTGGGGACCTGGAAGACCGCACGGTGGAGCTGAACAGCAGCGTGGCCAAGTACACCTTCCTGTGAGCGTGGCAGGCGGGCGGTGGGGCTGGCTGGCGCCCGTGAGCCACCGCGCTCACCTCCTGCCGCCCgccttcctcctctgcagggACCTGCAGCCAGGAGAGCGCTACATCGTCCATGTCACCACGCTGAGCGGCCTGGGGACAGAAGATCACCCCTCGGAGAGCCTGGCCACGGCCCCCTTCCACGTGTGGACGAGTGAGTGGGGCCGCGCGGTGCAGGCCGAGGGCTGGCGGGGGCtttgctgggctgggggcgagCTCCCAAGAGGCTCGAGGTGACACATAAGCAAgctgctgccattcagagaCTCGGCGCTTATTTTCTCCCAcccccctcctgctccagggCCTCTCCCCCCTCGAAACCTCACAGCCTCGCGCGTCACCCCCACCTCCGTGTCCGTGACGTGGGAGCAGCCGCCCGCTGGCGCCGTGGAGGGGTACATCATCAACGTCACCACCCTGCAGAGCGTCAAGAGCCGCTACGTGCCCAACGGCAAGCTCGCGTCCTACACCGTGCGGGACCTGCTGCCCGCGCAGCGCTACCGCCTCTCCGTGACGGCTGTGCAGAACACGGAGCAGGGGCAGGTGCACAGCGAGCCCATCCACCTCTACGTCACCACCCGTGAGTGCCTGccagggcggggggggcaccaagCTGCACCGAGCTTGCTCCCAAAGCGGGTGCCTCCCGCTGGTACCAGCCCTCCCTGTAGGAGGGAGGCAGCGGTGGCTTGCTCTGCAGCCTTTGGATGCAGAGTTACAACTCAGCAGTGCTTTGTAGGGGAAGGAGCAGCGCTTGCTGCCCGGGTGGCATCACCTGTCCCCAAACAGCCCTAGTGGCACCAGCATGCCGTTCTGGTCTTTGTGCTGACttgctgcctgcctccctctAAGCCTAACCCTTTGTGGCCTGCAGTGCAGAGGGATGGGGCTCCGGAGAGGCGCTGGAGCCAGGCTGGACACCCCCGGGTCCTGCGCAacaggctgcccccagccttcCTGCCCGAACTCCGCTTGCTCGCAGACCACGACACGGCTGAGGAGCCCTCCCCAACCCCCAGGTAGGCACCAGCAGGGCCGAGCACAGCCCCTCGCCCGCCCCAGCCAGGCAAACCCTTGCTCCGTCAGCTGGCGCAGCTCCTCTGCACTGCTGCGGTGTTTGTGCCGTGCCCAGTGCCTCACCCACGCTGCCTCCAGCCCTTGGGGACCCCACCATGCCCCCCACCCTCACGGCTGTCCTTCCCCAGGTTCACTGAGCTGGTGGATGGCAGAGGGAGAATCAGCGCCAGGTTCGGCACTTTGCTGAGCAGATCCATCACCGTGAAGACACGTAAGTGCTCTGCTGCCTTTCTGGCCTCCTCCTGTCACCCAGTGCTACCTCCTATGCCTCCCCCACTCCCCTGGGACAGGGCGACAACGGGGcaggctgctgcggggctgagGGAGCCAGAGGGGAGGGCAGGACCCCGTTGCCTCTGCCTGGACTAACATCTCCCCAGCCCAGGGAGAGGGGTGGCCCACAGTGGGTTGGGAAACCCAGGGCTGGGttgttggcagtgggaggagaTGCGGGATGCAGCACGGGCTGGGCTCCTGCCTTGCTCCTGAGGTCAGCGAGGAGGGCACCTGGGCCCCCTACTAGCTGAGGACCAGCCTCCAGTTTGCCATACCCAGGGTGCCACCAGGGAAGGGCTGAACTGCTGCTGCAAACCCGGCCAGCCCCCTGATGCCAGGCTGGgtcccctctgcctgctgccgCTGCGGAGGGGCTGCCTTGGGGTCTGGCCCGGGCTGGAAGTCACGTTGACCCTCTCGTTGCACAGAACCAGAGGCTCCCGTGAAGCTGGAGAACATCGAGGAGCCTGCCCGGGGCAGCCTGGCGCTGCAGCTGCACGAGGCACAGAGCAAGAGTGAGTCTGGGGCGGGCACGGCCAGCGGGAATCCGGCCCGACGGGCGTGAGAGCGGGGCTGACGGCAGCGCGCGTTTTGCAGGCACTGGGCAGAACTGCTCTGCAAACCCCTGCAAGAACGGAGGCACCTGTGTGAGCGAGAGCGAGTCCTACCACTGTGACTGCAGCCCGGGCTTCAAGGGCAGGCACTGCGAGCTGGGTGAGTGCCGTGCCGCTGCTGCACGCGCTGAGGTTGGCGGCTGTCCCAGCAGCAGGGTCCCGCAGGGCACAGGTCACCGAGCACCCCCCATCTGTACCCAGCTCCCTGGTTCTGGCTGAGCCTCCAGCAGCCGGGATTGTGCTGCGCTGTGGGGCCGCAGCTCTGCGGCTCCTGGCGGGTTGGCTCCAAGCGATGCTGAGCCTGGTCCTCCGGGGCCACAGCAGGGGAGCCAGGGGGGCCTCAGCCCCCGGGgcgcaggcaggcagggctggagatGGGCTCGCTGGTAGCTCCCCTCTCCTGTTCCCCAAGCAGCCTGCAAGAAGGTGCCACACTCGTGCACGCGGCTGTACTCGGAAACCAAGTCATTCCCCGTGTGGGAAGGAGGCACCTGCCACTACCTGTGAGTACTGCCCGCGGGTTgtgctcccccttcccctcgcACCGAGAGCTGGGGCCGGCCCCGCAGTGCGGCTCCGGGGAAGGGAGAGTGAGCACGAGGCTGCCCTGCGCCCTGGCCAGCTGCTGCCGGGTGCCCAGCGCCAGCGAGGCAACCTCTGCATCAGGGCAGGGCGTGACACGGTGCCACCCCTGCCTGCCAGCCCAGGGCCACCTCTGTCCCCAGAGGGGTTGAGGGACGGGGGCCTccgctgtgcccccccagcctgcctgcagcaTGGGTGCAGCAGCCCGGCTGCTtgcccaggcagggcaggctcaGCCATGTTTGTACCTAGAAAATGGGggaggaccccccccagcacttACAAACGCAGCTCTGTCCCTGTTAATCCCTACAAccctcctctctgctgtgtGTGCAGGTACAAGAGAGTCTACAAGGTACACCAGGATGTCTGCTACAAGGAGAGCTGCGAGAGCACCGGTTCCAAGAAGCCAAGCAGCAGGTAGAGCCAGCAGAAGCATGcttcttcccctctgcctgGGGGCCAGAAACCTGCGGCTGCCTGGGACCTCTGGCTTACCCCAGGGTGCTTGGACCAGGCTAGGCAGGGAGGGGGCGCAGAACAGCGCGCGAGGCCCAGGCATGCTTTCCGTAGCTGCTCCCGAGGCTGCAGGGTTCGGGCGCGAGGGAGCAAGGGCCAAGGTGCTGCAGGACTGACGGTGCTTTCGCtccttctctttcagaaaacaaagcgACAGTCACACACTGAAGAAGCCATAGAGTAAGTGTCTGTTCCAGGCCCAGGCTGAAGCCCCCCAGGGGGCAGGTCCCCTTCTCCCAGCCCAAGACAGGCATCCGGGACGGgaagaggcagctgctgggcttttgggggggctcCACACACCAGCTcattctcctcctgctcctccgcAGGGTTCAAAGCAGTAGGAGCTTCGTCTTTCCACACCTAAGGGCTTTTGAAACACCAGGAAGATCAGATCTGCTCACTGGGTTGAACGCAGCAGGGGAGCCTTCCTGCCTGGCGTCAGCcactccctctcctccagcccGTTAGGGACACGCAGCCAGATCAGCACCCGAGCGGCGCTCCCTTCTCTCTGCCGGACCAGCAGTGCCTTCGCCCTGCCTTGCCTTGCTGCAGGTGCCCCTCTGCCCCAAGGAGCCGAGCGTGgcgtgctgcagcagccagctgcctgCCCCCAGGGGGCCTGGCCCCACTCgcccccccacagccctgagCTCCCGGCTCTGCGAGCCCAGTTCCCTTCCACCAGCATCTGCGCCAACCTGTTTTCGTAACCCAAGGTTATACGTTACATATAACCCCCAAATAAACCAGTTCAATGCAGACCAGAAGGCCTTAGCTATCGCCTGAAACCTGGCCCGCAGCCGGGCGGGGAGGTCTTCCCTACGTACGTTCCCTATGAGTTAGAAATTGCGAGCCACTGCCCTGAGCAGCGAGGCGAGAGCAGGCAGTGGAGGCACGTCCCCGTACTGtagctgggggagaggggagaattAAGGCAGCTTCCCctgccttcatttttttgttttgctttgtaaacGAGCCACGGTTTTAACCAAATTCCCAGCTCAGAAAGTCATAGAGCACCTAGAAGTTACTAAAAAGCGAGCTGTAGAGCAAAGATTGTCAGCCAGGGTGTGCCACCACGCTCTTTCTGGTGCTATGCGGCGCAGGGCACAGCATCAGCttggctgtccccctgcactgCCGGCGGTCCCCGCATCGCCCTGCGGTGCCGATGCCACCACGGCACTGTTAGCGGCCCTGCAGTGGCCGCCCTACTGGCTGCCGCAGAGCAGGCAAGGAAAAGTTTAGCTTAGAAATGTTcctagtttttttttgtgtttgtatgaCAACGCTAGTTAAACATAGATTTGTGTATTAACATACACAGTGTATATTATAAATTAATACATACCAGAGATATATCGTAGTTATGGCATAGAGTGTTATTTCCCGAGCAGTGGAGGGGTGTCCcagtggggcagccccccagtgAGCATCACAGGCACCTCTGTTGTTTGACCAGGCGTAGCCTTGAGGGTGTTCCCATCGCAGAaccagcccaggagctgcagcgctGCCGGCAGCGTCCTCTCCCTCCTGCGCGCTGCGTAAGTGCAGCCGCCACCGCCTGTGGCAGCAGCCCAGTGCTGGACAATGCCCTGTGAGGCCATGAGCAGGTGGACAGGGTGAGGCTTCCCACCAGCACTGGGGATGGCTCTTCTGCCCCCAGAGAATCAGATTCGCAGAGAGAGAGAGCaccctaatttttttttgctgaggcTGCCTGATCCTGCTCCCTGAATCTGTGCTCCTGGGATGTGGCGGGGTGAGCGCAGGAGTCCCGGACATCCCTGGCGTGGGAGGAAAAGCTGCCCCTTACCCGCAAGTGAGAACACCAGAGCAGCCTGTGCCATCCCCTGGGGTGTTGggccagagccttctcttcactCTGGGGCTATGGTCAGAACGTTCGCTCCCCTGCCACCGGCTGTGAAGGTGGGGAGCCCACGGATCCTCCCTGCAGTGATGCGCAGTGCGGCCTCCCCCCATCCAGCACAGTATGTAACACAGCCAAAAGGATTTAACCTtgtctttgaaataaattagttattttggttttgttttgtttgttttgtttttaataaaaacacttgaTAGAAACTGGATATTTTCTAAAGTACCTGGtcaatgaggaggaaaaagggtcAGTGCTGTGTTGTGATACATGGGATTTACTGCTGCCTTGCCCGCAGACCCTTGCAGGGTCCCGCAGCTGCTGTGGCTCACACCTGTGCTCTGGGTGGTAGGCCTGGGAGGCCTGGGGGACACCGTGGAGCCTCCCACCCTCCCTGTCAGACTCTTCTACTGCCATCATCCAAGCCCTTATCTCCCTCTATATACAGCGTATCCctgtcctcttcctcttcttcttcctcctcttccttctcctcctcctcttcctcctctcgaGCCAGCAGCTTCTTGAAGACCTCGTACTCCTCCGGGGTGGCGCGGGCCAGGTTGGCCAGGAACTCTTTTTCAGGGAGATGAAGAACCTCCTTCAGTTTGGGGTTGTTGGTTTGGGTCTGGCCCTTGAGAGGGGTCTGGTAGAGGCCCCGGCGCTCCAGGAAGATGTGCCGGTTCCTCAGCTCAGCGAAGGGCGTTCGGAAAAGACGTGCCTTGACCATCTCCTTCTGGCGGACCCCCATCCTGAAGTACGCGTACTGCGTGCAGGACGCGGGGCTTCAACACGCGGCCCCGGTGCCGTGCGGTAGCCGGgccgtgcccgcagccccgcagccccccgccccgaaCCCCTCACCTGGAAGTGGTACTGGAGGCCGCCgggctcctccagcagcaccccggggcagctctgcaggaccTCCGTCAGCTGCTCGGCCGTGAAGAGGCACTTCTCCCGCAGCACCCGCACCGCCGCCTCCATCCTCCGCCGGGGCAAGGTGAAGACCTGGGGGCAGCGCCCGGCCACCCGCTGCAGGTGCCCTGCGGGCACCGGGGTGAGCGGGCACCGGGCCGAGCGGGCACCGCGgcgagccccccgccccgccgcccccgggccctACCTCCGCCGAGCCCCAGGCGCCTCAGGTACTCGGCGCGCTCCTTCAGCTGCGCCTCGGCCGCCCGCAGCAGCTCGGGGCTGCGCTCCAGCAGGCCCAGCGCGGCCTCGgcgctcagccccagcagcagcagctgctccgccgccgccgccgcccgccgcgggcCGAGCCGGGGCTGCAGCCCGCGGAGCCGCCGGGCCTGCGCCCGGCTGAagcccagggccagcagcgccgcctccgcctcccccgccgcctcctccggGGAGCAGCCGCGGCGGGGGCACAGCCCGGGCCCGGAGGCGGCGAGGAGGGCGCGGGGCAGCGCCGCCACCCccagccgcccgccgcccgcccgcagcaG
This sequence is a window from Anser cygnoides isolate HZ-2024a breed goose chromosome 9, Taihu_goose_T2T_genome, whole genome shotgun sequence. Protein-coding genes within it:
- the MTERF4 gene encoding transcription termination factor 4, mitochondrial, with the protein product MAGRLLRAGGGRLGVAALPRALLAASGPGLCPRRGCSPEEAAGEAEAALLALGFSRAQARRLRGLQPRLGPRRAAAAAEQLLLLGLSAEAALGLLERSPELLRAAEAQLKERAEYLRRLGLGGGHLQRVAGRCPQVFTLPRRRMEAAVRVLREKCLFTAEQLTEVLQSCPGVLLEEPGGLQYHFQYAYFRMGVRQKEMVKARLFRTPFAELRNRHIFLERRGLYQTPLKGQTQTNNPKLKEVLHLPEKEFLANLARATPEEYEVFKKLLAREEEEEEEKEEEEEEEEEDRDTLYIEGDKGLDDGSRRV